The window TATGTGATCAACCTGTAAATGATGTTTTTACCAACCTAAGTTTTGAACTAAATTCCTGTTAGCGGTCATGTTACCTTCTGCAATAGGCCAGAAGTAATCTTTTGCCCCAAACGTTTGGTTAAAAAGCACAGTGATGCGGTAATAGGATATGGGCGTTGTTTGCGATAGGTCCCAGCCTTTAATTGGGTTATTTAACTCTTTGGATGATTCTTTCCAGCGGCGCAGGTCCCACAACCGTTGCGATTCAAAAGACAGTTCGATAAGGCGCTCCTGGTGAATAATGGCACGCATACCATCCTGGTTCTGGAACTTTACAGGATTGGTAGAGTAGTTGGTCCATGATGATGCAACTGTGCCTAAACCGGCACGTTTCCTCACCAGGTCGATATATTTATTTACCTCAGGCGACGGCCCTCCTGATTCATTCAACGCTTCAGCATAAAGTAAATACAAATCAGATAAACGCATTATAGGATAGGGGTAATCAATAACCGAGTAATCGTTAGATGAGTTAATTGTATTTTGAAAGTTTATCAGTTTTTTAAGGTTGTAGCCGGTTACCGTATTATAACCGTATTTGCCTTTACCATCCCGTTGTTTAAATTTCCCCTCCAGGTAAAACAGGTCCATGTATTTTTTATCATCAAAGCGCCCCTGGCCATAGTAAACGCCGCCATCAAAGCCAAGATCTGCGTAAAACCGCGGTTCTCTGTTAAAATGCAGCCCGGCGGTAGTATAACCTTTCCGTATGTACAGCTTATCGGCGTCACCTGCAGTATGTAAATCATAACGGCCGTTATAATCCCAGGTTTTATCCTCATCAATGGGTACACCATTGGCGGTATAAAACAGTTCGGCAATTTTTAAAGGAGGCGAAAGTTCTCCCCTTGTAATAACGCCGTCAAGGTATAATGGATCCCACCAGCTTGATATCAACCGTTGTAAATCAGCCGTATTTGATTGGGTATTAGCCCAGATGATCTCGCTGTTCCATTTCTCGGTAACGGCG is drawn from Mucilaginibacter ginsenosidivorax and contains these coding sequences:
- a CDS encoding RagB/SusD family nutrient uptake outer membrane protein: MRKYIVTGTYALLFLAALTSCKKFLDVVPDNVATIDNAFTMRTQAMKFLFTCYSFMPKNGQLGDDPAMVGGDELWEIPERGAYLDMAKGFQSKVGPLGDRFQPMYQAIRDCNIFLENIGKVPDMQETERRRWISEVKFLKAYYHFILVRMYGPIPLIKTNLPISADVNQVKVVRNPADSCFSYIAKLLDEAAPGLPLTIISPTTEAGRITQPIALSLKAKVLVTAASPLFNGNTDQSSLKNLDGTPLFNTTYSKVKWDSAATACKRAIDVCESAGIKLYVYNPAFQQFTLTDTIKTQLSIRNAVTEKWNSEIIWANTQSNTADLQRLISSWWDPLYLDGVITRGELSPPLKIAELFYTANGVPIDEDKTWDYNGRYDLHTAGDADKLYIRKGYTTAGLHFNREPRFYADLGFDGGVYYGQGRFDDKKYMDLFYLEGKFKQRDGKGKYGYNTVTGYNLKKLINFQNTINSSNDYSVIDYPYPIMRLSDLYLLYAEALNESGGPSPEVNKYIDLVRKRAGLGTVASSWTNYSTNPVKFQNQDGMRAIIHQERLIELSFESQRLWDLRRWKESSKELNNPIKGWDLSQTTPISYYRITVLFNQTFGAKDYFWPIAEGNMTANRNLVQNLGW